Proteins from a genomic interval of Drosophila melanogaster chromosome 2R:
- the CG34141 gene encoding uncharacterized protein, isoform E: MSTPTPTSGAVQGQEVPLPHELTAEWTVRAHLTFARAGETVQKEFSAPETVHPMRVVYKWCTPCEEPETEQDVDKATATAGTSFRSTNSSATTNADSAFGSPHASRALNKPPEPTDCAAPLGATAQVCGTRCRSTCNIMVSAVADFLPQEAGTGSVNEPFVYHSKVRAQQLKDAFSQTSDTEEQPARRRPAYEQRRATTEALMNFASKRQAEEANTYAPTYSPTPTTPSSTFKSASMSRIPPLAGNISQGTAPKIPNLGEKKHRTVHIDVYCTGSEGDEEEEADDERHADEEPSSSSDSELAGSKRYELDSNSTPQTVLDNEQMLLRHQRISGGAMPRRLAQNHGKNKVGNQQQQGNLNLGHAITKCSTAEEVCESKQLLFRKHIGDQRAAKLANLRQKYMRQPSDETISSTYPNSSRSTMPRDATCSSISSAVGGTDCVDSSWKDTDDLDTPIASFGLTKSDSFDYENSLDRLRISQMERLWSRQHSLDQGHAQTHLGGAPSPHALQTITEVQSQRSSFQRNDTIPSESDGFSDTNGFNTYPGRQSQLQQISHFPRNRPGFLQFFGPSGGPGVVAQPTPPATAPVQPAGSATTDPFRMLHPSFRWKSEARDNLSVQVASGSPSSERSSPQLLSAATTVVRCGSEAPPSTTSASTFGTTVTPSPIAVRRFEISRDSPSLASEASTSVSGYTHEHLEKARRFGNVVAMRKPGHHVGPTKNPNCQCESCQRWLAERFQLRGRAFSLGEKPLLRRPQL, encoded by the exons ATGAgcacgcccacgcccacttcGGGGGCGGTTCAGGGCCAGGAGGTTCCACTGCCCCATGAACTGACCGCCGAGTGGACCGTGCGAGCACATCTAACTTTTGCCCGAGCTGGCGAAACGGTGCAAAAGGAGTTCAGTGCTCCGGAGACTGTGCATCCGATGCGCGTGGTCTACAAGTGGTGTACGCCCTGCGAGGAACCAGAAACAGAACAGGATGTCGACAAGGCAA CGGCTACTGCGGGAACCAGCTTCCGTTCCACAAACTCCTCGGCCACCACCAATGCGGACTcggcatttggcagcccaCATGCTTCGAGGGCTCTTAACAAACCACCTGAGCCCACTGATTGTGCTGCTCCTCTGGGAGCCACTGCCCAAGTGTGTGGAACCCGCTGCCGGAGCACCTGCAACATTATGGTGTCCGCGGTGGCAGATTTCTTGCCTCAAGAGGCGGGAACCGGGTCAGTGAATGAGCCCTTTGTTTATCACAGCAAAGTGCGAGCACAGCAGCTAAAGGATGCCTTCTCCCAGACAAGCGACACGGAGGAGCAGCCAGCCAGGAGACGTCCAGCTTACGAGCAACGAAGGGCCACCACCGAAGCACTGATGAATTTTGCCAGCAAGCGACAAGCGGAGGAGGCTAACACCTATGCG CCAACCTATTCGCCCACGCCCACAACACCTTCGTCTACATTTAAGTCGGCATCGATGTCGAGAATTCCACCGCTAGCTGGCAATATAAGCCAAGGAACAGCTCCTAAAATACCCAATTTGGGCGAGAAGAAACACCGCACTGTTCACATCGATGTCTACTGCACTGGTTCAGAGGGtgatgaggaggaggaagcCGATGATGAGAGGCATGCAGATGAGGAGCCCTCTAGCTCCTCCGACTCCGAGCTGGCTGGTAGCAAGCGATACGAACTGGACTCGAATTCCACCCCTCAAACCGTGCTGGACAATGAGCAGATGCTATTGCGCCATCAAAGAATCTCTGGGGGAGCTATGCCCAGGCGTTTGGCTCAGAATCATGGGAAAAACAAAGTGGggaaccagcagcagcaaggcaATCTAAATTTGGGGCATGCCATTACAAAGTGCAGCACAGCCGAGGAAGTGTGCGAGTCCAAGCAATTGCTTTTCCGCAAACACATTGGTGATCAGCGGGCGGCCAAGTTGGCCAATCTACGTCAGAAATACATGCGCCAGCCCAGCGATGAGACCATCAGCAGCACATACCCGAACTCCTCGAGGTCAACGATGCCAAGGGATGCCACCTGCAGCAGCATTTCCAGTGCCGTGGGAGGAACAGATTGTGTGGATTCATCGTGGAAGGATACAGACGATCTAGATACACCAATAGCATCTTTTGGCTTAACCAAATCCGATAGCTTTGACTATGAAAACTCGCTTGATCGCCTGCGGATAAGCCAGATGGAGCGCCTATGGTCCCGTCAGCACTCATTGGACCAGGGTCACGCACAAACCCATCTGGGGGGAGCACCATCCCCTCATGCTCTGCAGACAATCACGGAGGTGCAGTCGCAACGAAGTTCCTTCCAGCGAAACGATACCATACCCTCGGAGTCGGATGGCTTCTCCGATACCAATGGATTCAATACCTATCCGGGAAGGCAGTCGCAATTGCAGCAGATCTCGCACTTTCCTCGTAACCGGCCTGGTTTTCTGCAGTTCTTTGGACCCTCCGGTGGTCCCGGCGTGGTAGCACAACCCACTCCGCCAGCCACTGCACCTGTTCAACCCGCTGGGTCCGCTACTACGGATCCGTTTCGTATGCTCCACCCGAGTTTTCGATGGAAGAGCGAAGCCCGCGATAATCTGAGCGTCCAGGTTGCTTCCGGATCACCCTCTTCCGAGCGCAGTTCGCCACAACTCTTGTCTGCTGCGACCACCGTGGTGCGTTGTGGCAGTGAGGCGCCGCCAAGCACCACCTCTGCTAGTACTTTTGGAACTACAGTGACGCCTTCGCCAATTGCAGTGCGACGTTTTGAAATCTCACGCGACAGTCCAAGTCTTGCAAGTGAAGCatccacttccgtttccgggTACACCCACGAGCATTTGGAGAAGGCGCGTCGCTTCGGCAACGTTGTGGCCATGAGAAAACCCGGCCATCATGTGGGACCCACCAAGAATCCGAATTGTCAATGCGAAAGCTGTCAGCGTTGGCTGGCCGAGAGGTTTCAGCTGCGCGGAAGAGCCTTCTCACTAGGCGAGAAGCCCTTATTAAGACGTCCACAGCTATAA
- the Mad1 gene encoding mitotic arrest-deficient 1, protein MDDIRSSIDDMMDRFNDSITHSAPKKLLFNRLSASFDLGVSPNKRRRERESPERSLNDTASSLNMPANDSMASLQNSKLRTELIETKAIVIQLRNEIEKKSREHKEAILLAENKSTALKDQCDITSKKNLELQDDLKALRKRELVLKNEASRATAELNQLRLKFDESTLKLQKEKYLQKEDARDVHLCINNELSEYRRIAQRADLELQSTRNELERLRQLNEELQARASGFEQLRANHEKQTQSLKVANDRIQELEFEIQSYSDWKEVVKTSRERLASVPDLLAEVEHLRSHNKHLNTLIGDKLLLEEQVYDYKTRLEREEGARAEAASLQVKLLHMEQELKEWVKVAQDHCLANTLVSPMALRSRIEQLLKEDIIHVAEKTSSASDTKHLNTTIRDLEHKCAIYLKNIEDLNIGLKRHKNFKERLQRKLITVSKERDFYKQLVENFDKDTTLSNASVADMTQDMQVRVRMEVLERTVTGYKDMCATLEREIQSLRQQELVNEPAGEGYDSVKKELDTLRMENDRLRRRKEELEMEMMHRCLRGDFNMKDFKVVHFSENPAAEAYESTKNMMEKLQAEIERLKRRNKKLEDDNEQRLNETTSTGGMTLNFKEFNQLQAELESANGKMRKMRDCFKAAREEFRDVCYMLLGYRIDRIGANSNYRISSMFAEGPDDYLDISLNESNCLALLESPYSHTFNPPIDQQLAASNFPAFFSALTLELFQKATVTMT, encoded by the exons ATGGACGACATACGTAGCAGCATAGATGATATGATGGACCGCTTTAACGACAGCATTACCCATTCGGCACCCAAGAAACTACTTTTCAACCGGCTTTCCGCCTCCTTCGATTTAGGAGTTT CACCCAATAAGCGACGTCGGGAACGGGAATCACCGGAACGCAGTCTTAACGACACCGCCTCTTCCCTCAATATGCCCGCCAACGATTCCATGGCTTCTTTGCAGAACAGCAAACTACGGACCGAGCTGATCGAAACCAAGGCCATAGTAATTCAGCTGCGTAACGAAATCGAAAAGAAGAGCCGGGAACACAAAGAGGCCATATTGCTGGCTGAGAACAAGAGCACGGCCTTAAAGGATCAGTGCGACATCACCAGCAAGAAGAATTTGGAGCTGCAGGACGATCTTAAGGCGCTTCGTAAGCGAGAGCTGGTCTTGAAGAATGAGGCCAGTCGGGCCACCGCCGAGTTGAACCAACTTAGGCTTAAGTTCGATGAATCCACGCTCAAGTTGCAGAAGGAGAAGTACCTGCAGAAGGAGGATGCCCGCGATGTGCACCTGTGCATCAACAACGAACTGAGCGAATATCGCCGCATAGCCCAGCGGGCCGATCTCGAACTGCAGTCTACGCGCAACGAACTGGAGCGCCTACGTCAACTCAATGAGGAGTTACAGGCCAGGGCTTCCGGATTCGAGCAGCTGCGCGCCAATCACGAGAAGCAAACGCAAAGCTTGAAGGTGGCCAACGATCGCATTCAGGAGCTGGAGTTCGAAATTCAGTCGTATAGCGACTGGAAGGAGGTGGTCAAAACCTCACGAGAGCGCCTGGCCAGTGTTCCAGATTTGCTAGCTGAGGTGGAGCATCTGCGCAGCCACAACAAGCATTTAAACACTCTGATAGGCGATAAATTGCTTCTGGAGGAGCAGGTCTACGACTACAAAACGCGACTGGAGCGGGAGGAAGGTGCTCGGGCGGAAGCAGCTTCCCTGCAGGTGAAACTGCTTCACATGGAGCAAGAACTCAAGGAATGGGTCAAGGTGGCCCAGGATCACTGCTTGGCCAACACTTTGGTCAGCCCAATGGCCCTACGCTCGCGCATTGAGCAACTGCTAAAAGAAGACATCATTCACGTGGCAGAGAAGACATCATCGGCTTCGGATACCAAGCATTTGAAT ACCACAATTCGAGATCTAGAGCATAAGTGCGCCATTTACTTGAAGAACATCGAGGATCTCAATATCGGACTGAAACGCCACAAGAACTTCAAGGAGCGACTGCAGCGCAAACTGATCACCGTGTCTAAGGAGCGCGACTTCTACAAACAACTGGTGGAAAACTTCGACAAGGACACGACCCTGAGCAATGCCAGTGTGGCGGACATGACGCAGGACATGCAGGTGCGGGTCCGAATGGAGGTGCTTGAACGCACCGTAACCGGATACAAGGACATGTGTGCCACGTTGGAACGCGAGATTCAATCCTTGCGCCAGCAGGAGCTTGTGAACGAACCTGCCGGAGAGGGATACGATAGCGTCAAAAAGGAACTGGATACGCTGCGGATGGAAAACGATCGGCTGCGTCGGCGCAAGGAGGAactggagatggagatgaTGCACCGCTGCTTGCGGGGCGACTTCAACATGAAGGACTTCAAGGTGGTACACTTTAGTGAAAATCCCGCTGCCGAAGCCTATGAGTCCACCAAAAACATGATGGAGAAGCTGCAGGCGGAGATTGAGCGACTCAAGCGGCGCAACAAGAAGTTGGAGGACGATAacgagcaaaggctcaatgaAACCACCAGCACGGGCGGCATGACACTGAACTTTAAGGAGTTCAATCAACTTCAAGCCGAATTAGAGTCCGCCAATGGCAAGATGCGGAAGATGAGGGATTGCTTCAAGGCGGCCCGAGAGGAGTTCCGCGATGTGTGCTACATGCTGCTAGGCTATAGGATCGATCGAATCGGTGCCAACAGCAACTATCG CATATCGAGCATGTTTGCAGAGGGACCGGATGACTATCTGGACATCAGCCTCAACGAATCGAACTGTTTGGCGCTACTGGAGTCGCCATATTCGCACACATTCAATCCACCTATTGATCAGCAGCTGGCAGCCAGCAACTTTCCCGCATTCTTTTCCGCCCTCACCCTAGAACTATTCCAAAAGGCCACTGTCACGATGACTTAG
- the Cog6 gene encoding component of oligomeric golgi complex 6, isoform A: MSSTQEKPEELDRIQKRVNKILEARLESDKDTLDALSGLSTFFTENTLQNRRNLRSQIEHRSVGINENFLKAFRQVKLSLDAVCEDLDTMATSVETMKSDLETSKALTKDLIKQTNTMQRERDRLEVHKQIAQAFLARFQLSGAEHQLLYGAAKDAPIVADFFRVLDRVQSIHADCRLLMQCGYQTAAIDIMEEMTLHQEGALERLYRWTQNHCRSLENNEIGPLIVEAMSRLQDRPVLFKYVIDEYAIARRAVLVRQFIEALTEGGPGGNPKPIELHAHDPKRYIGDMFAWLHQSIPTEKENLSLLFKKCDKQDISDQLQNALGYIADGVCHPLKVRVETILQAEKDTIVLFTISNLLRFYQQIMRQVVQGGSLEECLVELQKSSEQIYLGALAAQVRSVLQRPSGGSGLALEPPQRDLVPPPSVARLLNMLKEILSVATMVDGRQADITKIVSCVIDPLLQSVQESAAHLPTVDMGVYLLNCLHHMQSSLAVYEYMDERVERLQAQSDAQLDTLTSEQASSLVANLNLGPIYAILQSNQSKIETNLLKIFMSKMDAFLELPDVLLLPQVQLIMSSSHRAAVQKRSFNVIVAIYKQIYERVHDPANGFEQPEQLLHRTPEQVAHILTST; this comes from the exons ATGAGCTCGACGCAGGAAAAACCGGAGGAGCTGGACAGGATCCAGAAGAGGGTCAACAAGATCCTTGAGGCTCGCCTGGAGTCGGACAAG GACACATTGGATGCTCTGAGTGGTCTGTCCACTTTCTTCACGGAGAATACGCTGCAGAATCGCAGGAATCTGCGTAGCCAGATCGAACACCGCTCCGTGGGCATCAACGAGAACTTTCTGAAGGCCTTCCGCCAGGTGAAGCTCTCGCTGGATGCCGTGTGCGAAGATCTGGACACGATGGCCACGTCAGTAGAGACGATGAAATCGGATCTGGAGACCTCAAAGGCGCTCACCAAGGATCTGATCAAGCAGACCAACACCATGCAGCGGGAGAGGGACCGCTTGGAGGTGCATAAGCAGATTGCGCAAGCTTTTCTGGCTCGTTTTCAGCTAAGCGGAGCCGAGCACCAGTTACTATATGGCGCTGCCAAAGATGCACCCATTGTGGCGGACTTCTTTCGCGTATTGGACAGAGTACAAAGCATTCACGCTGACTGCCGGCTGCTGATGCAGTGTGGATACCAAACAGCAGCCATCGACATCATGGAGGAGATGACATTGCATCAGGAGGGCGCTCTGGAAAGGCTCTACCGATGGACTCAGAACCACTGTCGCAGTTTGGAAAACAACGAAATAGGTCCGCTGATTGTGGAAGCCATGAGCCGGCTGCAGGACCGTCCGGTGCTATTCAA ATACGTCATTGACGAATACGCCATTGCGAGAAGAGCGGTTTTGGTGCGTCAGTTCATTGAGGCCTTGACGGAAGGGGGTCCTGGAGGGAACCCCAAGCCCATTGAGCTGCATGCCCACGATCCGAAGAGATATATTGGCGATATGTTTGCGTGGCTGCATCAGAGCATTCCCACCGAAAAGGAGAACCTATCTTTGCTGTTCAAAAAGTGCGATAAGCAGG ATATTTCCGACCAGCTGCAGAACGCTTTGGGCTACATAGCCGATGGAGTTTGTCATCCTCTAAAGGTTCGAGTGGAGACGATACTGCAGGCGGAGAAGGACACTATTGTGTTGTTTACCATTTCCAATCTGTTACGCTTCTACCAGCAAATAATGCGCCAGGTGGTGCAGGGCGGCAGCCTGGAGGAGTGTTTGGTGGAGCTTCAGAAGAGCAGTGAGCAGATCTACCTGGGCGCCTTGGCTGCCCAGGTGAGAAGTGTTTTGCAGCGTCCCTCTGGAGGATCGGGCCTGGCCTTGGAACCGCCGCAAAGGGATCTTGTACCGCCGCCAAGCGTGGCACGTTTGCTAAATATGCTCAAAGAGATTCTTTCGGTGGCCACCATGGTCGATGGCCGGCAGGCCGACATAACAAAGATCGTGAGCTGCGTGATAGATCCGCTGCTGCAGTCCGTGCAAGAAAGTGCTGCCCATCTGCCCACCGTGGACATGGGTGTGTACCTTTTGAACTGTCTGCATCACATGCAAAGCTCGCTGGCTGTCTACGAATATATGGATGAGCGCGTGGAGCGGCTGCAGGCGCAGTCGGATGCCCAGTTGGACACACTGACCTCCGAGCAGGCATCATCGCTGGTGGCGAACCTCAATCTGGGTCCCATCTACGCCATTCTGCAGAGCAATCAATCTAAAATAGAAACAAACCTGCTGAAGATCTTCATGTCCAAGATGGACGCCTTTCTGGAACTACCCGATGTATTGCTCCTGCCGCAGGTGCAGCTCATAATGTCCAGCAGTCACCGGGCCGCCGTTCAGAAGCGATCCTTCAACGTGATCGTGGCCATCTACAAGCAGATCTACGAACGCGTCCACGATCCGGCCAACGGCTTCGAGCAgccggagcagctgctgcacaGAACGCCGGAGCAGGTGGCTCACATCCTGACCTCCACTTAG
- the CG34141 gene encoding uncharacterized protein, isoform B gives MSTPTPTSGAVQGQEVPLPHELTAEWTVRAHLTFARAGETVQKEFSAPETVHPMRVVYKWCTPCEEPETEQDVDKTAATAGTSFRSTNSSATTNADSAFGSPHASRALNKPPEPTDCAAPLGATAQVCGTRCRSTCNIMVSAVADFLPQEAGTGSVNEPFVYHSKVRAQQLKDAFSQTSDTEEQPARRRPAYEQRRATTEALMNFASKRQAEEANTYAPTYSPTPTTPSSTFKSASMSRIPPLAGNISQGTAPKIPNLGEKKHRTVHIDVYCTGSEGDEEEEADDERHADEEPSSSSDSELAGSKRYELDSNSTPQTVLDNEQMLLRHQRISGGAMPRRLAQNHGKNKVGNQQQQGNLNLGHAITKCSTAEEVCESKQLLFRKHIGDQRAAKLANLRQKYMRQPSDETISSTYPNSSRSTMPRDATCSSISSAVGGTDCVDSSWKDTDDLDTPIASFGLTKSDSFDYENSLDRLRISQMERLWSRQHSLDQGHAQTHLGGAPSPHALQTITEVQSQRSSFQRNDTIPSESDGFSDTNGFNTYPGRQSQLQQISHFPRNRPGFLQFFGPSGGPGVVAQPTPPATAPVQPAGSATTDPFRMLHPSFRWKSEARDNLSVQVASGSPSSERSSPQLLSAATTVVRCGSEAPPSTTSASTFGTTVTPSPIAVRRFEISRDSPSLASEASTSVSGYTHEHLEKARRFGNVVAMRKPGHHVGPTKNPNCQCESCQRWLAERFQLRGRAFSLGEKPLLRRPQL, from the exons ATGAgcacgcccacgcccacttcGGGGGCGGTTCAGGGCCAGGAGGTTCCACTGCCCCATGAACTGACCGCCGAGTGGACCGTGCGAGCACATCTAACTTTTGCCCGAGCTGGCGAAACGGTGCAAAAGGAGTTCAGTGCTCCGGAGACTGTGCATCCGATGCGCGTGGTCTACAAGTGGTGTACGCCCTGCGAGGAACCAGAAACAGAACAGGATGTCGACAAG ACAGCGGCTACTGCGGGAACCAGCTTCCGTTCCACAAACTCCTCGGCCACCACCAATGCGGACTcggcatttggcagcccaCATGCTTCGAGGGCTCTTAACAAACCACCTGAGCCCACTGATTGTGCTGCTCCTCTGGGAGCCACTGCCCAAGTGTGTGGAACCCGCTGCCGGAGCACCTGCAACATTATGGTGTCCGCGGTGGCAGATTTCTTGCCTCAAGAGGCGGGAACCGGGTCAGTGAATGAGCCCTTTGTTTATCACAGCAAAGTGCGAGCACAGCAGCTAAAGGATGCCTTCTCCCAGACAAGCGACACGGAGGAGCAGCCAGCCAGGAGACGTCCAGCTTACGAGCAACGAAGGGCCACCACCGAAGCACTGATGAATTTTGCCAGCAAGCGACAAGCGGAGGAGGCTAACACCTATGCG CCAACCTATTCGCCCACGCCCACAACACCTTCGTCTACATTTAAGTCGGCATCGATGTCGAGAATTCCACCGCTAGCTGGCAATATAAGCCAAGGAACAGCTCCTAAAATACCCAATTTGGGCGAGAAGAAACACCGCACTGTTCACATCGATGTCTACTGCACTGGTTCAGAGGGtgatgaggaggaggaagcCGATGATGAGAGGCATGCAGATGAGGAGCCCTCTAGCTCCTCCGACTCCGAGCTGGCTGGTAGCAAGCGATACGAACTGGACTCGAATTCCACCCCTCAAACCGTGCTGGACAATGAGCAGATGCTATTGCGCCATCAAAGAATCTCTGGGGGAGCTATGCCCAGGCGTTTGGCTCAGAATCATGGGAAAAACAAAGTGGggaaccagcagcagcaaggcaATCTAAATTTGGGGCATGCCATTACAAAGTGCAGCACAGCCGAGGAAGTGTGCGAGTCCAAGCAATTGCTTTTCCGCAAACACATTGGTGATCAGCGGGCGGCCAAGTTGGCCAATCTACGTCAGAAATACATGCGCCAGCCCAGCGATGAGACCATCAGCAGCACATACCCGAACTCCTCGAGGTCAACGATGCCAAGGGATGCCACCTGCAGCAGCATTTCCAGTGCCGTGGGAGGAACAGATTGTGTGGATTCATCGTGGAAGGATACAGACGATCTAGATACACCAATAGCATCTTTTGGCTTAACCAAATCCGATAGCTTTGACTATGAAAACTCGCTTGATCGCCTGCGGATAAGCCAGATGGAGCGCCTATGGTCCCGTCAGCACTCATTGGACCAGGGTCACGCACAAACCCATCTGGGGGGAGCACCATCCCCTCATGCTCTGCAGACAATCACGGAGGTGCAGTCGCAACGAAGTTCCTTCCAGCGAAACGATACCATACCCTCGGAGTCGGATGGCTTCTCCGATACCAATGGATTCAATACCTATCCGGGAAGGCAGTCGCAATTGCAGCAGATCTCGCACTTTCCTCGTAACCGGCCTGGTTTTCTGCAGTTCTTTGGACCCTCCGGTGGTCCCGGCGTGGTAGCACAACCCACTCCGCCAGCCACTGCACCTGTTCAACCCGCTGGGTCCGCTACTACGGATCCGTTTCGTATGCTCCACCCGAGTTTTCGATGGAAGAGCGAAGCCCGCGATAATCTGAGCGTCCAGGTTGCTTCCGGATCACCCTCTTCCGAGCGCAGTTCGCCACAACTCTTGTCTGCTGCGACCACCGTGGTGCGTTGTGGCAGTGAGGCGCCGCCAAGCACCACCTCTGCTAGTACTTTTGGAACTACAGTGACGCCTTCGCCAATTGCAGTGCGACGTTTTGAAATCTCACGCGACAGTCCAAGTCTTGCAAGTGAAGCatccacttccgtttccgggTACACCCACGAGCATTTGGAGAAGGCGCGTCGCTTCGGCAACGTTGTGGCCATGAGAAAACCCGGCCATCATGTGGGACCCACCAAGAATCCGAATTGTCAATGCGAAAGCTGTCAGCGTTGGCTGGCCGAGAGGTTTCAGCTGCGCGGAAGAGCCTTCTCACTAGGCGAGAAGCCCTTATTAAGACGTCCACAGCTATAA
- the Cog6 gene encoding component of oligomeric golgi complex 6, isoform B — translation MSSTQEKPEELDRIQKRVNKILEARLESDKDTLDALSGLSTFFTENTLQNRRNLRSQIEHRSVGINENFLKAFRQVKLSLDAVCEDLDTMATSVETMKSDLETSKALTKDLIKQTNTMQRERDRLEVHKQIAQAFLARFQLSGAEHQLLYGAAKDAPIVADFFRVLDRVQSIHADCRLLMQCGYQTAAIDIMEEMTLHQEGALERLYRWTQNHCRSLENNEIGPLIVEAMSRLQDRPVLFKYVIDEYAIARRAVLVRQFIEALTEGGPGGNPKPIELHAHDPKRYIGDMFAWLHQSIPTEKENLSLLFKKCDKQGKIRKCIHYGTKIVLFVLQ, via the exons ATGAGCTCGACGCAGGAAAAACCGGAGGAGCTGGACAGGATCCAGAAGAGGGTCAACAAGATCCTTGAGGCTCGCCTGGAGTCGGACAAG GACACATTGGATGCTCTGAGTGGTCTGTCCACTTTCTTCACGGAGAATACGCTGCAGAATCGCAGGAATCTGCGTAGCCAGATCGAACACCGCTCCGTGGGCATCAACGAGAACTTTCTGAAGGCCTTCCGCCAGGTGAAGCTCTCGCTGGATGCCGTGTGCGAAGATCTGGACACGATGGCCACGTCAGTAGAGACGATGAAATCGGATCTGGAGACCTCAAAGGCGCTCACCAAGGATCTGATCAAGCAGACCAACACCATGCAGCGGGAGAGGGACCGCTTGGAGGTGCATAAGCAGATTGCGCAAGCTTTTCTGGCTCGTTTTCAGCTAAGCGGAGCCGAGCACCAGTTACTATATGGCGCTGCCAAAGATGCACCCATTGTGGCGGACTTCTTTCGCGTATTGGACAGAGTACAAAGCATTCACGCTGACTGCCGGCTGCTGATGCAGTGTGGATACCAAACAGCAGCCATCGACATCATGGAGGAGATGACATTGCATCAGGAGGGCGCTCTGGAAAGGCTCTACCGATGGACTCAGAACCACTGTCGCAGTTTGGAAAACAACGAAATAGGTCCGCTGATTGTGGAAGCCATGAGCCGGCTGCAGGACCGTCCGGTGCTATTCAA ATACGTCATTGACGAATACGCCATTGCGAGAAGAGCGGTTTTGGTGCGTCAGTTCATTGAGGCCTTGACGGAAGGGGGTCCTGGAGGGAACCCCAAGCCCATTGAGCTGCATGCCCACGATCCGAAGAGATATATTGGCGATATGTTTGCGTGGCTGCATCAGAGCATTCCCACCGAAAAGGAGAACCTATCTTTGCTGTTCAAAAAGTGCGATAAGCAGGGTAAGATAAGAAAATGCATACATTATGGCACCAAAATAGTGCTCTTCGTTTTGCAATAG
- the CG2063 gene encoding uncharacterized protein, protein MAALASLTAQYTDSENEGDASPDSQNSTASLVIIPPKRPTPTPTKQDEESKRSKEKKKKRAKKVRRLVSYQDDTLISDEDEDRAAASSSEEESSSGDESNSSNSQSEDSPKAKDKSNAGSGSKDGDTPMEVDEEPACFPVEERTAESYEKDAKYAKYKFQLPPEPKGKPSAELVAKITKMYTKMNQTNMDMNRVIQDRKEFRNPSIYDKLISFCDINEFGTNYPPEIYDPLQWGEESYYESLAAVQKTEMVKRQKDRKDMDKVEQATALARKVEEEAKKRKSKWDQPAPSSTVVKTTLPALTTTVTGTKGTVISAFGSLPKKPAV, encoded by the exons ATGGCTGCCCTGGCCAGCTTGACTGCCCAGTACACGGATTCCGAGAACGAGGGCGATGCTAGTCCGGATTCACAAAACTCCACGGCGTCCCTG GTAATCATACCGCCCAAGCGACCCACGCCGACGCCCACCAAACAGGACGAAGAAAGCAAGCGATCTAAggagaagaaaaagaagcggGCCAAGAAGGTGCGTCGGTTGGTGAGCTACCAGGATGACACCCTGATTTctgacgaggacgaggaccgCGCCGCAGCGTCCTCTAGTGAAGAGGAGTCCAGCAGTGGCGACGAGAGCAATAGTTCCAATTCCCAGAGCGAAGACAGTCCCAAAGCCAAGGATAAAAGCAATGCTGGTAGTGGTTCCAAGGACGGGGACACGCCCATGGAGGTGGACGAGGAGCCGGCATGTTTCCCGGTCGAAGAACGCACGGCTGAGAGCTACGAAAAGGATGCCAAGTACGCCAAGTACAAGTTCCAGCTGCCACCCGAGCCAAAGGGGAAGCCGTCCGCCGAATTAGTGGCCAAAATCACTAAAATGTACACAAAGATGAACCAGACCAATATGGACATGAATCGCGTAATACAGGATCGCAAGGAATTTCGCAATCCCAGCATATATGACAAACTAATAAGCTTTTGCGACATCAACGAGTTCGGTACCAACTATCCGCCCGAGATCTATGATCCTTTGCAGTGGGGCGAGGAGTCCTATTACGAGTCCTTGGCGGCGGTCCAGAAAACGGAGATGGTGAAGCGGCAGAAAGATCGCAAGGACATGGACAAGGTGGAGCAGGCCACTGCGTTGGCCCGGAAAGTCGAGGAGGAGGCCAAAAAGCG CAAATCCAAGTGGGATCAACCGGCACCTTCGTCAACCGTTGTTAAGACCACTCTTCCGGCTCTAACCACCACGGTTACGGGCACCAAGGGCACTGTCATTTCCGCCTTTGGATCGCTGCCGAAGAAGCCAGCCgtttag